In one window of Acanthochromis polyacanthus isolate Apoly-LR-REF ecotype Palm Island chromosome 8, KAUST_Apoly_ChrSc, whole genome shotgun sequence DNA:
- the LOC127535211 gene encoding olfactomedin-4-like, giving the protein MMLLLLLLLWNTLGVGSQRIPGLRKNGSCVCRVNSTMWTFPAVKFESVLEEVDTCQDSLGLMQTQVVLSRQRLPQMKAQVEEVWKRLQPHLYLQHQGLYTELDLRQLEHELQQLETHIRELHQQLNNTHTHTLYKQVDKLRSDVIRMQTSDSVNMKTVREKLRLLKNNMESCKSIPKDYRGVDSYCLKGLIQNISDPVTTKVVPHGKSYISGSWGKQAQMGSKVQKNLYWVQPLLSSHIWTNMLRVYHTYQDLMSSSNYRDFTITSSYSDRSTVEGPGSVLYGEALYYNCYRSADICRYDLNTQQVHRVTLPGAGFNNKFPYCYYDCRLNSDVDVEADETGLWALYATVGNHGNLQASRLVWDAEAKTLNVTQTWRTRLFKKAASNAFMACGVLYATRYVDEHREEVFYAFDTATGREDNSLALPLEKIAKGVSSVSYNPTDRKIYMYNDGYLLAYQAHY; this is encoded by the exons atgatgctgctgctgctgctgcttctgtggaACACC CTCGGCGTGGGTTCTCAGCGGATTCCGGGCCTGAGGAAGAACGGCTCGTGTGTCTGCAGAGTGAACTCCACCATGTGGACGTTTCCGGCCGTGAAGTTTGAGTCGGTGCTGGAGGAGGTGGACACCTGTCAGGATTCTCTGGGCCTGATGCAGACACAG GTGGTGCTGTCCCGGCAGCGGCTCCCTCAGATGAAGGCTCAGGTTGAGGAGGTGTGGAAGCGGCTGCAGCCTCACCTGTACCTGCAGCACCAGGGCCTGTACACGGAGCTGGACCTCAGACAGCTGGAGCacgagctgcagcagctggagaCACACATCAGGGAGCTCCACCAGCAgctcaacaacacacacacacacacgctgtacaaacag gtGGATAAACTGCGTTCTGATGTCATCAGGATGCAAACTTCAGACTCAGTGAACATGAAGACTGTCAGAGAGAAACTCCGTCTCCTGAAGAACAACATGGAGTCCTGCAAGTCCATCCCTAAAGACTACAGAG GTGTGGACAGCTACTGCCTCAAAGGGCTGATCCAGAACATCAGTGATCCGGTCACCACTAAAGTGGTTCCCCATGGTAAGAGCTACATCTCTGGTTCTTGGGGCAAACAGGCCCAGATGGGCAGCAAGGTCCAGAAGAACCTCTACTGGGTTCAGCCTCTGCTCAGCAGCCACATCTGGACCAACATGCTGCGGGTTTACCACACCTACCAGGACCTCATGTCCTCTTCTAACTACCGGGACTTCACCATAACCTCCTCCTACAGCGACCGCAGCACCGTGGAGGGTCCGGGCAGCGTCCTGTACGGCGAGGCGCTGTACTACAACTGCTACCGCTCTGCCGACATCTGCCGCTATGACCTGAACACCCAACAGGTCCATCGGGTCACGCTGCCGGGCGCCGGCTTCAACAACAAGTTCCCCTACTGCTACTACGACTGCCGGCTCAACAGCGACGTGGACGTGGAGGCGGACGAGACGGGCCTGTGGGCGCTGTACGCCACCGTGGGTAACCACGGCAACCTGCAGGCCAGCCGGCTGGTCTGGGACGCCGAGGCCAAGACTCTGAACGTGACGCAGACGTGGAGGACAAGGCTGTTCAAGAAGGCGGCCAGCAACGCCTTCATGGCGTGTGGAGTGTTGTACGCCACCCGCTACGTGGACGAGCACCGCGAGGAGGTGTTCTACGCCTTCGACACGGCGACGGGCAGAGAGGACAACTCACTGGCGCTGCCGCTGGAGAAGATCGCCAAAGGAGTGTCCAGTGTGAGCTACAACCCCACCGACAGGAAGATCTACATGTACAACGATGGATACCTGCTGGCCTACCAGGCTCACTACTGA